A single region of the Methanomicrobia archaeon genome encodes:
- the ilvN gene encoding acetolactate synthase small subunit: protein MTTHIISLLVEDHPGVLTRMSGMFTMRGINIISLTVSPCEKEGQSRMTVVIDGSESVLEQVRKQLSNLIEVIKVADLVRARAIIRDLCLMKVHIKDPTARSEVMQLAESYGAKIADATLDSVILELTEEPGTIDRFVELMRHFGVKQLFRTGVTAIGLGSSAER from the coding sequence ATGACCACACACATCATTTCGCTACTGGTTGAGGATCACCCGGGCGTGCTCACCCGGATGTCCGGCATGTTCACCATGCGCGGCATCAATATCATCTCGCTCACCGTCTCGCCCTGCGAGAAGGAAGGGCAGTCACGAATGACCGTCGTCATTGACGGGTCAGAAAGCGTTCTGGAGCAGGTGCGGAAGCAGCTCAGCAATCTGATCGAGGTGATTAAGGTCGCGGATCTTGTCAGGGCCAGGGCGATCATCCGGGATCTGTGCCTCATGAAGGTCCACATCAAGGACCCCACTGCGCGATCAGAGGTCATGCAGCTCGCGGAATCCTATGGCGCGAAGATCGCCGATGCGACCCTGGATTCCGTGATCCTTGAGCTGACTGAGGAGCCGGGCACGATCGACCGGTTTGTGGAGCTGATGCGGCATTTCGGGGTCAAACAGCTCTTCAGGACCGGGGTCACGGCTATTGGCCTGGGCTCGAGTGCGGAACGGTAG
- a CDS encoding GyrI-like domain-containing protein: MVSKDSFTVDIKLVPELQVAYIPHGGPYKGDTGLFERLFERLFAWAGARNLLQPETKALAVYYADPEVTDESQLSMSVCITVPEGTEAGDSVDVMTLPDGTYAIAHFEIDQDEYEAAWNALYGLWLPESGYQPDNYRAPFELYLNDPREHPQHKHIVDIYLPLESR, from the coding sequence ATGGTATCAAAAGATTCATTCACCGTGGATATAAAACTGGTTCCGGAACTGCAGGTAGCGTATATCCCCCACGGTGGCCCGTACAAGGGCGATACTGGGCTCTTCGAACGGCTCTTCGAACGGCTCTTCGCCTGGGCTGGTGCACGCAACCTCCTTCAACCCGAGACGAAGGCACTGGCGGTCTATTACGCTGATCCGGAGGTCACCGATGAGAGCCAGCTCAGCATGAGCGTCTGCATAACCGTGCCTGAGGGCACGGAAGCCGGAGACAGCGTGGACGTGATGACCCTGCCGGACGGGACATACGCTATTGCTCATTTCGAGATCGATCAAGACGAATACGAAGCTGCGTGGAACGCGCTTTACGGTCTTTGGCTGCCAGAAAGTGGCTATCAGCCCGATAATTACCGCGCTCCATTTGAGCTGTATCTCAACGATCCCCGTGAACATCCGCAACACAAGCACATCGTTGATATCTACCTGCCGCTGGAATCGCGCTAG
- the radB gene encoding DNA repair and recombination protein RadB: protein MQLPTKYGTGCKSMDELLGGGFESGTVTQLYGEAGSGKTNICLQMAIECARDGQSVIFIDSEGLSPERFSQIASAHKNEDETVETLAERIILYQPHTFEQQTSCVKEIDKIIKEKAGKSAVQLIVLDSATLFYRLELDDERSAYVKSLANQVATLLEYARRHDLVVIITNQVYMDVETGELRPVAKFALEYLAKVIVQLEKVPGMQGKRRAILKKHRSMPEETVCTFYITQSGIADSPERVGSVRE, encoded by the coding sequence ATGCAATTACCGACGAAATACGGCACGGGCTGCAAGAGCATGGATGAGCTCCTCGGCGGCGGATTCGAGTCGGGGACGGTCACGCAGCTCTATGGCGAAGCGGGCAGCGGTAAGACCAACATCTGCCTCCAGATGGCCATCGAGTGCGCGCGCGATGGGCAGAGTGTGATCTTCATTGATAGTGAAGGGCTCTCGCCTGAACGGTTTTCACAGATCGCCAGTGCGCACAAAAACGAGGACGAGACGGTGGAGACCCTCGCAGAGCGGATCATCCTCTATCAGCCCCATACCTTCGAGCAGCAGACCTCGTGCGTCAAGGAGATTGACAAGATCATCAAGGAGAAGGCGGGTAAGAGTGCGGTACAGCTCATCGTTTTGGACTCGGCAACACTCTTCTACCGGCTGGAGCTGGACGACGAACGGAGCGCATATGTGAAAAGCTTGGCAAATCAAGTAGCAACGCTCTTGGAATACGCGCGGAGGCACGACCTTGTAGTCATCATAACAAATCAAGTCTATATGGATGTGGAGACCGGAGAATTACGCCCGGTAGCGAAATTCGCGCTTGAGTATCTCGCGAAGGTGATCGTGCAGCTTGAGAAGGTGCCGGGTATGCAGGGCAAACGGCGAGCGATCCTGAAGAAGCATCGATCAATGCCCGAGGAGACCGTATGCACCTTTTACATTACGCAGAGCGGCATTGCGGATAGCCCGGAGCGGGTGGGCAGCGTGCGGGAATAA
- the ilvC gene encoding ketol-acid reductoisomerase has product MTLNVLHDEDVDDSILRDKTVAVIGYGSQGDAQANCLRDSGVNVIIGETEVLGGQPNRSWQKAKADGFAVMPIDAAATKADIVHILLPDEVQPMVYEHQIAPQLQAGKALCFSHGFNICFKRIVPPENVDVIMVAPKAPGTEERVAYLAGFGVPGLVAVKQNPSGQARELALAMTKAMHWTKAGILECTFEQETYEDLFGEQCVLCGGLVELMKNGFEVLVEAGYPPEMAYFECVHEMKLIVDLVWQGGIKRMAEVISNTAEYGMWAVGHTIIGPEVKAKMQEALKRVENGEFAQEWVEEYKRGIPFLKASRENIGKHQIETVGEEIRQLFKKP; this is encoded by the coding sequence ATGACATTGAACGTATTACATGACGAGGACGTTGACGATAGCATCTTGAGGGATAAGACCGTTGCGGTTATCGGGTATGGTTCACAGGGCGATGCGCAGGCGAACTGCCTGCGGGATTCCGGTGTGAACGTGATTATCGGTGAGACAGAGGTATTGGGCGGTCAGCCGAACCGGAGCTGGCAGAAGGCAAAGGCTGATGGGTTTGCGGTCATGCCGATCGACGCGGCGGCGACAAAGGCCGACATCGTCCATATTCTGCTGCCGGACGAGGTGCAGCCGATGGTCTATGAGCACCAGATCGCGCCGCAATTGCAGGCCGGTAAGGCGCTTTGCTTCTCACACGGGTTCAATATCTGCTTCAAACGCATCGTTCCGCCTGAAAACGTGGACGTGATCATGGTCGCCCCGAAGGCGCCGGGTACTGAGGAGCGCGTGGCGTACCTGGCGGGCTTCGGCGTTCCCGGGCTCGTGGCCGTGAAGCAAAACCCTTCGGGCCAGGCACGCGAGCTAGCGCTTGCCATGACGAAGGCGATGCACTGGACCAAGGCGGGTATCTTGGAGTGCACCTTCGAGCAGGAAACTTACGAAGATCTCTTCGGCGAGCAGTGCGTTCTCTGCGGCGGTCTGGTAGAGCTGATGAAGAACGGCTTCGAGGTCCTGGTGGAAGCGGGCTATCCACCGGAGATGGCGTATTTCGAATGCGTGCACGAGATGAAGTTAATCGTTGATCTGGTCTGGCAGGGTGGTATCAAGCGCATGGCCGAGGTCATCTCGAACACCGCGGAATACGGCATGTGGGCTGTCGGACACACGATCATTGGGCCCGAAGTAAAGGCGAAGATGCAGGAGGCCCTGAAGCGGGTCGAGAACGGCGAGTTCGCTCAGGAATGGGTGGAGGAGTATAAGAGAGGTATTCCTTTCCTGAAGGCGAGCCGTGAGAACATCGGGAAGCACCAGATAGAGACCGTGGGCGAGGAGATCAGGCAACTGTTCAAGAAGCCGTAA
- a CDS encoding alpha/beta hydrolase: protein MDNTRTYGAPPFTVAVVHGGPGAPGEMAPVARTLAPHVGVLEPLQTACTLDGQVQELQASLQHTADLPVTLIGWSWGAWLSFMLAARHPESVKKLILVGCGPFETGYAAHITGVRLRRLSAAERADVLALSAALGDPAVADKSMIMARVGTILAKADAYDPLLHEREYLECQYRIHQRVWAEADAFRRSGELLALGTRITCPVVALHGDFDPHPAEGVKEPLARVLADFQFVLLQHCGHCPWIERRAKDRFFQIIKEELE from the coding sequence ATGGATAATACCCGTACTTATGGTGCGCCGCCCTTCACGGTTGCGGTCGTTCATGGCGGGCCCGGCGCACCGGGTGAGATGGCCCCGGTCGCGCGCACACTTGCGCCCCACGTGGGAGTGCTCGAGCCGCTGCAAACGGCATGCACACTCGACGGGCAAGTCCAGGAATTACAGGCGAGCCTGCAGCATACCGCTGACCTGCCCGTCACCCTGATCGGCTGGTCCTGGGGCGCGTGGCTCAGCTTCATGCTCGCCGCGCGTCATCCCGAATCGGTGAAGAAGCTCATACTCGTTGGTTGCGGGCCCTTTGAAACGGGGTATGCCGCACATATCACAGGCGTCCGGTTACGCCGGCTCAGTGCAGCAGAACGCGCGGACGTGCTCGCGCTCTCCGCAGCTCTGGGCGATCCTGCCGTCGCGGATAAGAGTATGATCATGGCTCGAGTGGGCACCATACTGGCAAAGGCGGACGCTTATGACCCGTTGCTCCATGAACGCGAGTATCTCGAATGCCAGTACCGGATTCACCAGCGCGTCTGGGCTGAGGCTGACGCGTTCAGACGTAGCGGGGAGCTGCTCGCACTCGGCACGAGAATCACCTGCCCGGTCGTTGCTCTACACGGCGACTTTGATCCCCATCCGGCCGAAGGGGTCAAGGAGCCACTTGCGCGGGTGCTCGCCGATTTCCAGTTCGTGCTGCTGCAGCATTGCGGGCATTGCCCCTGGATCGAGCGGCGCGCAAAAGATCGGTTCTTCCAGATCATCAAGGAAGAGCTGGAATGA
- a CDS encoding methanogenesis marker 5 protein — MKILVYPPNSLILADLVERGGHEPVVLMREVGEHVRDAEIDAPPLNITEADLKRALRYVSVEEPAGLKGRVGLLAPLLEQSEAAIILTDAPPTYGCMGCAVADEFFKFLIRKQGVPTLEVRYEGGDRMDEMIAAIRSFLAGLSEEEKKRDEA; from the coding sequence ATGAAAATTTTGGTATATCCGCCGAACAGTTTGATCTTAGCGGATTTGGTGGAACGGGGCGGACATGAGCCGGTGGTCTTGATGCGGGAGGTTGGTGAGCATGTACGCGACGCGGAGATAGACGCACCACCACTGAACATCACGGAAGCGGATTTGAAGCGCGCGCTGCGCTATGTCTCAGTGGAGGAGCCGGCGGGCCTGAAAGGGCGCGTGGGCCTGCTTGCGCCGCTCTTAGAGCAGTCCGAGGCGGCCATTATTCTTACTGACGCACCACCAACCTATGGCTGCATGGGTTGTGCCGTTGCTGACGAGTTCTTCAAGTTCCTGATCAGGAAACAGGGGGTACCGACCCTGGAGGTGCGGTACGAGGGCGGCGATCGGATGGATGAGATGATCGCGGCCATCAGGTCGTTCCTGGCGGGCTTATCAGAAGAGGAAAAGAAGCGAGACGAGGCGTAG
- the lysA gene encoding diaminopimelate decarboxylase, with protein sequence MAVLQEGTEHLSFGGADVVELAQRYGTPLYVTDESVIRANFRQYKEAFATVDTAIYFAVKANGNLTILRILAQEGAGADVFSGGELELVKAAGIPLDNVLFNGNAKSEAELRAAVELDVTVSVDSREELQTVSAIASEQGKEAGISLRVNPDVSPDVNPKIATGLRTAKFGIPYEQIVPTYDEAAKLPHIMIKGIHCHIGSQILELSVFKEATEKMMQLVAELYDRGIELEFVDLGGGLGIAYEKAKGTAPTPYDLAAMILPTFKAKTQALGISPRLILEPGRSLVGPASILLTTVNTVKDAYKHFVAVDAGFNLFVRPAMYDAYHEVVVANKVNEPASVLSTVVGPICESGDIIAKDRMLPPVRRGDCIAILDTGAYGFSMSSQYNGRPRCAEVLVHDGAIEVIRDGESFEDILRHQRLPKRLR encoded by the coding sequence ATGGCGGTACTCCAGGAAGGAACGGAGCACTTGAGCTTCGGCGGCGCGGACGTTGTGGAGCTGGCACAGCGCTACGGCACGCCGCTGTACGTCACGGATGAATCGGTAATAAGGGCCAATTTCCGTCAGTATAAAGAAGCGTTTGCGACGGTCGATACCGCTATATATTTCGCGGTAAAGGCCAACGGAAACCTGACGATCCTGCGTATCCTGGCGCAGGAGGGCGCGGGGGCTGATGTCTTCTCAGGTGGCGAGCTCGAGCTGGTCAAAGCTGCGGGTATACCGCTCGATAACGTGCTCTTCAACGGCAACGCGAAGAGCGAAGCTGAACTGCGCGCGGCGGTCGAGTTGGACGTTACCGTCTCGGTGGATTCGCGTGAGGAATTGCAGACCGTATCAGCCATAGCGAGCGAACAGGGCAAAGAAGCGGGGATCTCACTGCGCGTGAACCCGGATGTCTCACCCGACGTGAACCCGAAGATCGCGACCGGGTTGCGCACCGCGAAGTTCGGGATACCGTATGAGCAGATCGTGCCCACTTACGACGAAGCTGCGAAGTTGCCCCATATCATGATCAAGGGCATACACTGCCATATCGGCTCACAGATACTGGAGCTCAGCGTCTTCAAAGAAGCGACCGAGAAGATGATGCAGCTCGTCGCAGAGCTCTATGATCGCGGCATCGAACTCGAGTTTGTGGATCTCGGCGGCGGGCTCGGTATCGCGTACGAGAAGGCAAAGGGCACCGCGCCAACGCCGTACGACCTCGCGGCGATGATCCTGCCCACGTTCAAAGCAAAGACGCAAGCGCTGGGTATCTCACCACGGTTGATCCTGGAACCCGGGAGGTCGCTCGTCGGACCGGCCTCGATTCTGCTGACCACTGTGAATACGGTTAAGGATGCCTACAAGCATTTCGTGGCCGTTGATGCGGGCTTCAACCTCTTTGTGCGCCCCGCGATGTACGATGCGTACCACGAGGTCGTGGTCGCGAACAAAGTCAACGAGCCCGCTTCGGTCTTGAGCACGGTCGTGGGACCCATTTGTGAATCCGGCGATATCATCGCCAAAGACAGAATGCTGCCCCCGGTACGGCGCGGGGACTGCATCGCCATACTGGATACGGGCGCATACGGGTTCTCCATGAGCTCGCAGTACAACGGCCGCCCACGGTGCGCCGAAGTGCTGGTGCATGACGGCGCTATCGAGGTGATTAGGGACGGGGAGAGCTTTGAGGATATACTGCGGCATCAGAGGCTACCGAAACGGTTGCGGTGA
- a CDS encoding methanogenesis marker 15 protein has translation MTPVKVAQISCGADYSGIQWLLDDIANRLGIELVYPELELSQVAAACEELGFEAESPSLNMMIARAISLLRDTSIKGAILLTCFKCSEGTIVKDLVRRFLHERTNIPIIVYSNVEKPKEIELYSRLEALKTLITKKALLMREKQEGITVGIDSGSSTTKVVVMRENELVGKEWLPTTDSIGSATEALAKALQEAGIGQEAVDAIGVTGHGRDLLAEHFDAALNLEEVSVVSKGAALLSQRHKGDATVIDIGGMNNKLMLMRDGIVTGFNLGGICSGASGRFLEVASHRLDVDVSELGKLALQSKAKTQDRFELQSYCTVFGIQSLVVALASGVTREDAAAAACRSVTEQVYETMIQEMEVRPPVIFVGGVSLVEGVKREFEEMLGVEIIVPPYSQYAGAVGIATLVSGV, from the coding sequence ATGACGCCGGTCAAAGTGGCGCAGATCTCCTGCGGTGCCGACTACAGCGGCATTCAGTGGCTGTTGGACGATATTGCGAACCGTCTGGGCATCGAGCTGGTGTATCCGGAGCTGGAGCTTTCGCAGGTGGCAGCGGCATGCGAGGAGCTGGGCTTCGAGGCCGAGAGCCCGAGCCTGAACATGATGATCGCGCGTGCCATCTCGCTATTGCGGGATACCTCGATCAAGGGCGCGATTTTGCTCACCTGCTTCAAGTGCTCGGAGGGCACGATCGTGAAGGATCTCGTGCGCCGGTTCCTCCATGAACGCACGAACATACCGATCATTGTGTACTCGAACGTGGAGAAGCCGAAGGAGATCGAGCTCTATTCGCGGCTGGAAGCCTTGAAGACCCTGATCACGAAGAAGGCGCTCTTGATGCGTGAGAAGCAGGAAGGCATCACGGTGGGTATCGACTCCGGCTCATCGACGACGAAGGTCGTGGTGATGCGGGAGAACGAGCTCGTGGGTAAGGAATGGCTCCCGACGACCGATTCGATTGGGAGTGCGACTGAGGCACTGGCGAAAGCGTTACAGGAGGCAGGCATCGGGCAAGAGGCGGTGGACGCGATCGGCGTCACCGGGCACGGACGAGACCTGCTGGCCGAGCATTTCGATGCAGCACTCAATTTAGAGGAAGTGAGTGTGGTCTCGAAGGGTGCCGCGCTGCTCTCACAGCGTCACAAAGGCGATGCGACCGTGATCGACATCGGCGGGATGAACAATAAACTGATGCTCATGCGTGATGGCATCGTGACGGGCTTCAATTTGGGCGGCATCTGCAGCGGCGCGTCCGGCAGATTTTTAGAAGTGGCTTCGCACCGATTGGATGTCGACGTGTCCGAATTAGGGAAGCTGGCGCTACAGTCAAAGGCCAAGACGCAGGATCGATTTGAGCTGCAAAGCTACTGCACGGTCTTCGGGATCCAGAGCCTGGTAGTTGCGCTAGCGTCGGGTGTGACGCGTGAAGACGCTGCAGCGGCTGCATGCCGCTCGGTGACCGAGCAGGTGTACGAGACGATGATCCAGGAGATGGAGGTGCGGCCGCCGGTGATCTTTGTGGGCGGTGTGTCGCTGGTCGAGGGCGTGAAGCGCGAATTTGAGGAGATGCTTGGCGTTGAGATCATTGTGCCGCCGTATTCGCAATACGCCGGAGCGGTGGGTATTGCGACGCTCGTTTCGGGCGTTTAG
- a CDS encoding FAA hydrolase family protein — MPLAFLPHQPTKVVLVGLNYRDHARELKMPIPDEPIIFLKPPTALIGPEEFIVYPAQSTRVDYEAELAVVMKSTCRNVEPDAVMDFVEGFTCLNDVTARDLQRKDVQWTRAKSFDTFCPVGPRVSSNIDPNNLRIQSYLNGELRQDSTTTNFIFTTEELVSFISNVMTLQKGDLIATGTPSGIGALQRGDTIEIVLEGVGTLRNYVR, encoded by the coding sequence ATGCCCCTCGCCTTCTTGCCGCATCAGCCGACGAAGGTCGTGCTGGTCGGGCTCAATTACCGGGATCACGCACGGGAGCTGAAGATGCCGATCCCGGACGAGCCAATAATATTCTTGAAGCCGCCAACAGCACTGATCGGACCCGAGGAGTTCATCGTCTACCCGGCGCAGTCAACGCGGGTGGATTACGAGGCTGAGCTGGCAGTAGTGATGAAGAGCACGTGCAGGAACGTCGAGCCTGATGCGGTGATGGACTTCGTCGAGGGGTTCACCTGCTTGAACGACGTCACGGCGCGTGACCTGCAGCGTAAGGACGTGCAGTGGACACGGGCGAAGAGCTTCGATACCTTCTGCCCCGTGGGCCCGCGGGTCAGTAGCAACATCGATCCGAACAACCTTCGGATACAGAGCTACCTGAATGGCGAGCTGAGGCAGGATTCCACTACCACAAATTTCATCTTTACCACCGAGGAGCTGGTCTCGTTCATCTCCAACGTGATGACGCTACAAAAAGGGGACCTCATAGCAACCGGAACGCCGAGCGGGATCGGGGCACTGCAGCGTGGAGATACGATTGAGATTGTACTAGAGGGCGTGGGAACGCTGCGGAATTACGTGCGATGA
- a CDS encoding pyridoxamine 5'-phosphate oxidase family protein translates to MKLVKIPRMEKEEYDQLIAESYVSRIAFFGEQYPYIAPFLYVFDGRYMYFLSTKYGYKIRHFQRDPHVSVEVERYSPDLSSYTFVTLSGRLVEVVAADEKVAVRQRFVRLIKDKKLSNRVLAALGHSPDEPLENLITEERSLVWKLTDVNEIVALKNV, encoded by the coding sequence ATGAAGCTCGTTAAGATACCGCGCATGGAAAAGGAGGAGTATGATCAGCTCATAGCCGAGAGCTACGTCAGCCGTATCGCCTTCTTCGGTGAGCAGTACCCGTATATCGCCCCCTTCCTCTACGTCTTCGACGGCCGCTACATGTATTTCCTCTCCACGAAATATGGCTACAAGATCCGGCATTTTCAGCGTGATCCGCACGTATCGGTCGAAGTGGAGCGCTACAGCCCCGACCTCTCTTCGTACACCTTCGTGACGCTCTCCGGCAGGCTCGTGGAGGTCGTGGCGGCAGACGAAAAGGTGGCCGTTCGCCAGAGGTTCGTGCGGTTGATCAAAGATAAAAAGCTCTCGAACCGTGTCCTCGCCGCGCTCGGGCATTCGCCCGACGAACCGCTCGAGAACCTCATTACAGAGGAGCGGAGCCTTGTCTGGAAACTCACGGACGTTAACGAGATCGTTGCGCTGAAGAACGTCTGA